In the Clostridium cellulovorans 743B genome, AAACCTACCTTACATTGAGCATACTTTCTTAGTATTAAATCTTTAATACTTTCAGCTGAATCTAATGATATATTTTGTATATATATTCTTTTATTGTTTTGATAAATTTTTGCTCCATTATAAAATATCATAAATTCCCGTTGCAATTCTGCTGGAAGCCTTATTACTTCTAATCTTGGCGATCTGGCTGTAACAATAACTATTTGTTTGCCTAGTTCTTCACACTTTTTCAAGGCTTCTATTGTTTTTTCTGAAACTGTCTTGTCGTTTTTTAATAAAGTTCCATCTAAATCAAGCGCAATTACATCAAACATTAAATTATTCTCACCTCTTATTCTATAAAATACTTGCAGGTTCTATTTCTTTCGTGCATTTATGTAATGATATTTGCACTCTAACTTATTTGAGTCTATGTAGCAGTAATCTATGTGCCGTATTCTTTCTATATAAGTTTCAATAATAAAAATACATTTAAAATTTTGAGCTATAGCGGCAAATCTTGATAAGTTGTGAATGAACTTTATTGCAACATATATATATCAAAATTACGAAATAAATCTAAAATCTCCTCACGATTAGCATAAAAGTATGGTACATCTTTATCTGGTCCATCTAATGTATATTTAAATACCCGCTCTCAATCCATTTTCTCTTATTTCATTTAATTCTTCAGCAGCAAATATCCCTGCATTATAAAGGTTAAAAAACTCTTCTGAAACACTTGCATCAAATATTATCATATCATCTGTATTTACCGTTACTTTTACACCATTGTCATACAATATTTTAATAGGGTGTACATTATAATCCTCAACCCTGCTAAGATAAACATTACTTGTTGGACATACATTAAGTATAATTTTATTGTCTGAAAGCCATCTCATAATACTTTTAGAATTTGCTGCAGCTATGCCATGTTGAACTTGATTAAGCTCCAACTCTTCTACAGCACGTTGAACCAATTCAGCACTTCCAAATTCCCCAACATGCGCTTTCAATATTAATCCTTTGTCTTTAGCCTTTCTAAATAAACTTTTAAATTTAAGTGCATCCTCTTCTTCACCATAAATATCAAGTGATTTAAAATAATCTTGTGCCAAAAATTCTTCCAATCCCCTACTCATCTCATCCATAGGATAATAGGAACCCAGCGCAATTCCTGGTATAAAAGTTACATTAGGGGCAAATGTATTATGAAGGCTCTTTAACGCTTGTACCATTCTTTCAACTGAACCTCCAAATTCAGAAACTTCGCCAATTTCAAAACACATATCTAACACTTTAACGCCATCATTCTTAGCTTGAACAAAAGCTGCTTCTATTCTTTTTTTATAGCCTGCTCTTCCTTTGATAAATGGCTTTATATTTTGTGAATTCCATTGATTCATTTCATGAAGATTATTAAACTTGGGATGTTTTGGTATGGTAATCCCATAATATTTTCCAATATATCTTTTATTTCCACCTCTTGTTGCATGATTATGTAAATCACTTTTTGGTATCTTTTTCATTTCGGGCAAATCATTATTTTCTAATGCTTTTATAAATTCGTGCTTCACATTATCGCTCCTTTTTACTGCACCTAACTTAATAATAACCAATCCAACAAATCGTTATTTTTCTACTGATTATATAAATAATCTTTTTCCACAATTAATTACAATCAATAATTAATCTTACATGTAAATTATACAATTACTTTACTTAAAATTACATATACTTATCAAAAATATTCCATTATTATCTCTGACGTAACATAATAATTCAACTCATCACTACTGTGAATACTAA is a window encoding:
- a CDS encoding adenosine deaminase, with protein sequence MKHEFIKALENNDLPEMKKIPKSDLHNHATRGGNKRYIGKYYGITIPKHPKFNNLHEMNQWNSQNIKPFIKGRAGYKKRIEAAFVQAKNDGVKVLDMCFEIGEVSEFGGSVERMVQALKSLHNTFAPNVTFIPGIALGSYYPMDEMSRGLEEFLAQDYFKSLDIYGEEEDALKFKSLFRKAKDKGLILKAHVGEFGSAELVQRAVEELELNQVQHGIAAANSKSIMRWLSDNKIILNVCPTSNVYLSRVEDYNVHPIKILYDNGVKVTVNTDDMIIFDASVSEEFFNLYNAGIFAAEELNEIRENGLRAGI